One genomic segment of Chitinophaga sancti includes these proteins:
- a CDS encoding peptidoglycan recognition family protein: MSIIPKLSPNFTPGRKNYTPFAIVIHIMDGTLAGTDSWFSNPASKVSAHYGVGQQGEVHQYVQETDSAWHAGRVYTPSWTLIKTSNGQYINPNYYTIGIEHEGKGDTPWTDAMYAASAALIRDIADRWHIPLDRQHVVGHHEIYGAKTCPGTKVDLNKLIALARGNQPTPANDDDGDIPQKVKTTGKVTSRSRLNIRATPDTHKAPINIVEPGIQLAYDGYVNNGEKINDNSKWYFTDEGNWFWSGAVR, encoded by the coding sequence ATGAGTATCATACCAAAATTAAGCCCCAATTTCACCCCAGGAAGAAAGAATTACACCCCATTTGCCATCGTTATCCACATCATGGATGGAACGCTGGCCGGCACTGACAGCTGGTTCAGTAATCCTGCTTCCAAAGTTTCTGCCCACTATGGCGTAGGCCAGCAGGGCGAAGTACATCAATATGTGCAGGAAACAGACAGTGCCTGGCATGCAGGCCGTGTGTACACGCCTTCATGGACACTGATCAAAACTTCCAATGGTCAGTACATCAATCCAAACTATTACACCATCGGCATCGAACACGAAGGGAAAGGCGATACTCCATGGACAGATGCCATGTATGCCGCCAGTGCTGCCCTGATACGCGACATTGCTGATCGCTGGCACATTCCGCTGGACAGGCAACATGTAGTCGGTCATCACGAAATCTATGGTGCTAAAACCTGCCCTGGTACCAAGGTCGATCTCAATAAACTGATCGCACTGGCCAGGGGTAATCAGCCTACACCTGCGAACGATGATGATGGCGACATTCCACAAAAAGTAAAAACCACAGGTAAAGTTACTTCCCGCTCACGGCTCAATATCCGCGCTACCCCTGATACACACAAGGCTCCCATCAATATAGTGGAACCCGGTATCCAACTGGCTTACGATGGCTATGTGAACAACGGTGAGAAGATCAATGATAACAGCAAATGGTACTTTACTGACGAAGGGAACTGGTTCTGGAGCGGAGCTGTGAGATAA